The stretch of DNA ACGCCCGCGCCGATGCCGAGCAGGCCGCCCACCGTGGACAACGTGAGCGCCTCGATGAGGAACTGCAGCATGATCTGCACGGGCGCCGCGCCAATGGCCATGCGGACGCCAATCTCGCGCGTCCGCTCGGTCACGCTCACCAGCATGATGTTCATGATGCCGATGC from Deltaproteobacteria bacterium encodes:
- a CDS encoding FtsX-like permease family protein — its product is IGIMNIMLVSVTERTREIGVRMAIGAAPVQIMLQFLIEALTLSTVGGLLGIGAGVGAGFMFANKMGLPLVLRPDVMVVAVVFSALVGVGFGLYPAVKASGLDPIDALRFE